From Cucumis melo cultivar AY chromosome 1, USDA_Cmelo_AY_1.0, whole genome shotgun sequence, a single genomic window includes:
- the LOC103492727 gene encoding uncharacterized protein LOC103492727, whose translation MESLILIPPSKHVSITNSSAFSFHFSSQFSSRKRAINFPQFCPQTLHSNGRWHAQTTSRSYIRNGPPYGEEDDDPELEVESLRVPDEWSVPSKALEESEWLRVTLHKWLDDEYCPEETNVEISKVAANSYYNSLLKKTTDLGEILLNMARELESISYKESFHGAFSSANAAVNLIAQRIELS comes from the exons ATGGAGTCTCTGATTTTGATTCCACCAAGTAAACACGTTTCCATCACAAATTCTTCTGCTTTTTCCTTCCATTTCTCCTCCCAATTCTCTTCCAGAAAGCGCGCCATCAATTTCCCACAATTTTGTCCACAGACTCTCCATAGCAATGGCCGTTGGCACGCTCAAACAACTTCCAGGTCTTATATTCGAAATGGCCCACCGTATGGGGAGGAAGATGATGATCCCGAACTAGAGGTTGAAAGCCTCAGGGTTCCCGATGAGTGGTCGGTTCCTTCAAAGGCATTAGAG GAATCAGAGTGGCTTAGGGTTACTTTGCACAAATGGTTAGATGACGAGTACTGTCCAGAGGAAACTAATGTAGAGATAAGCAAGGTTGCTGCAAATTCATACTATAATTCTTTGTTAAAGAAAACGACGGACCTAGGCGAAATTTTGTTGAATATGGCAAGAGAATTGGAATCTATTTCCTATAAGGAAAGTTTTCATGGAGCATTCTCTTCTGCCAATGCAGCAGTGAACTTAATTGCACAAAGAATCGAGCTGTCTTAA